The window TGGAACTGCTGACAGGGTATGACTCAATCAGTTGTATCGCCGGAACGGTAAAGAGTAAACCTGTTATCAGTGTTTCTCATGAGTTGTGGGAGAATCAGCAGAAGAACGGGATGTTCATCACCGTCGCAGTAAGAAATGAAGATCTTGCTGCAGTGGAGAAAAGCCTTCTTGATCTGCAGCTGCAGAAAGTTGCGATCCCTGCCGAAACCGGATCTGCATCTGCTTTAATCGCTGATTATGAGCAGAAGATTGCCGGAATTCACAAGGAAATCGAACAAATTTCTGCACAAATGGCAACAATCAGGGAAAAGCATCAATACTTCCTAATGTCGTCAGAAGAACTTCTCACTGCTGATATTGAGCAGGCAGAGGCACCACTCAGGTTTGCAACCACCGACCTCGCTTTTGCAGTAGTCGGCTGGGTTCCAACCGAACAGGTGACCAAAGTCTATGAAACCCTGGATCGTGTCTGTGCCGGAAAGGTATACACTACCGAACTCGAGGTCGAGGACTACAATGATGGTCCACCTGTCGAGTATAACAATCCGGACTTTTCACACCCAACAGAACTCTTCATGGATATCTATTCACGTCCGAAGTACACCGAGGTTGACCCGACTCTTTTGATGTCGATAGTTTACCCGATTATGTTCGGTCTGATCCTTGGAGATGTTGGATATGGTCTTATCCTGCTCGCGATGAGCTTTGGACTTCGATCAATGGTGAAAGGAAGCGAAGCAGGCAATCAACTCATGAATGTCCTGCGAAACTGCAGTATCAGCAGCATCATCTTTGGTGTAATTTTCTCTGAGTTCTTTGGGTTCTCCTTACCCTGGGGACCATTGTGGTTCTCACGCCATATTCCAATCGGGGCAACTGCCGAAGGAGCACATCATGCATCTGCAATTCCGCAGCTGCTTGTGGTCTCGATCTGGATTGGTATTCTGCATATTACCCTGGGAAGAATCTGGGGAGCCCTGAATGCTTCAAGGATGGAACACGGACACCACAAATCCCTGAAGATGTATGCAAACATCGGATGGATCCTGGTTATGTGGGGAATCATCGTCCTTATCTGGTCTAAATTCCCGATTATGCTTATGCCAGACTTGACCAAAATGCCTGAACTTGCAGGAGGCCTAAACGTGGCCACCATAGCAGGAGCAGTCATGCTTGTTCTTGGTCTTGCATTAATCGCACGGGAGAATGCACTGGATCTGATGGAAGTTCCGACAATCATCAGTCACGTGCTCTCATATACGCGTCTTATTGCGGTCGGTCTCTCCTCGGTTGCTATCGCACTGGTCACAAACTTTATCTCGATCGGTCTGATTATCAACCCGCAGCTGGCGAACCTGACCCCGGTAGGAGTCGTGCTCATCATCGTGGGGGTTGTCGTTTTCCTCTTCGGTCATGCACTCAATACCGCACTTGGTATCCTGGGTGGCGGACTGCATCCCCTTCGTCTTCACTACGTAGAATTCTTTACCAAGTTCTACCGCGGTGGAGGAAAGAAATACAATCCGTTTGGAATGATAAGAAAACTAACAGAACAGAACTAGATTATTGGAGATTTAAATATGGCAGCAGAAGCAGTAGCAGTAGAAGTTGCAGCAGCAACAGCATCGGCAGCAGGACTCAAGGCAGTAGGTGCAGGTCTCGCAGTAGGCCTTGCAGGTGTAGGTTCAGGTCTTGGTGAGATGGGAATCGGAGCAGCAGCAATGGGAGCAGTCGCAGAGAACAAGGATATGTTCGGTCTGGCCCTCCTCTTTACCGTGCTTCCAGAAACCATCGTCATCTTCGGTCTTGTCGTGGCACTCCTGCTCATGTTCCAGTGAGTGAGGATAGATCATGGGACTGGATGCAGTCATTGCAGAGATCAAAGAGAAAGGACGGGCAGAGTCTGAGGTAATCAACAGGGAAGCTGACGCTAAAAAGGTCGAACTCCTGAATGTTGCCCAGCAGAAGGCAGAGACAGTCAAGGCAGCAGTGCGGGAAGAGACTGGCAAAACAGCCTCTCAAATCATCACCCAGGAAGAAGCTGCAGGCCACCTTGTAGTAAAACGCCAGATCCTCAATGCTCAGAAGGAGTTGATGGACGAGGTATACAAACAGGCACTTGACAAGATAGAAGCCATGCCCGATTCCTTTCACAAAGGTGCAATCTCATCACTTCTGCGTAAAGCTATGACAGAGATTCCAAAAGGAACTGTCAGCTGTTGCGCAAGGGATGAAAAAGCATTGAAAGATGTTCTGAAAGAGTCAGAATTCAGTGCTTTCACCTTTGGAAACGTAGTAGGTATCGATGGTGGTGTCATCGTCGAGAGCACAGACGGTCAACTTCAGGTAGACTTCAGTTACCATACCTTTATGAGCCAGGTATGGGAGTCAGGACTTAAAGACGCGTCAGACATTCTCTTCGCATAAACTCAGGGGGATAAAAAATGGTTCAGAACACGGGCGGTCCGGCACCATACATCTATGTCAGCACCAGGCTGCGTGTACGGAAAGCCAAACTGCTCGCCCCTGAGGAATACCAGCGTATGCTCAATATGAGCCTTCCTGAGATCATCCGCCTGATCGGGGAGACTGAGTACCAGAAAGAAGTGGACGAACTGGGAACATCCTTCGAAGGAATCGATCTCATTGAGGTCGCTCTCTCATGGAACCTGGCCAAAGAGTACCAGCGGGTCATTGACCTCGCTCCCGGTGCTCTAAAGGAGTTCACCATGGCCTACCTCCGTCGCTGGGACATATACAATGTCCTGACCATCCTCCGTGGCAAGATGCAGGGGATGAAGGAAGGTAAGATCAAAGAGGTGCTCATCCCGGCCGGTAGTCTTGACAAGGTTATTCTTGATCGAGTTCTTGGCGAAGAATCATGCGAACGGGTTGCTGACGCCCTGAAAGGGTGGAAGATGTACCCGACTCTTGCTGCAGGAATCCAGGAAGGATGTGCAGCCGGATCATTTGCCAAGCTCGAGAATGAGCTCTACAAGCAGTTATACGCTGATCTTCTCACCATCGCACGTCGCGGAGTGAAAGGAGGAAGTCAGTTCCTTAAGTTTGTCCAGTTGGAGATTGATGTCAAGAACATCAAGACTCTCTTCAGGATGAGAGGTGACGGAAAATATGAGGATGCACGAGAATTCTTTATTTCCGGGTCTACTTTTACTCCAGAAGAACTTCAGCAGATGAACCAGATGGGCAGCAGAAACGAGGTTATTGATGCCATTGTAGGCAGGATAAAATCAGTTTCTGTACTCACTGCCCTGGAGGAGTTGAGAAGCGAAAAGTCAGAGCAGGAGGTCGACGCAGAACTGACCAAAACCCAGCTCGACCATATGGAGCAGCTCTCCAAGATCAATCCGTTCTCCATTCATCCGATTCTGGTGTACCTTGAGAAGAAGAAGTATGAAGTCTTCAATCTGCGGGCAATAGCCCGTGGTAAGGAGTCCAGACTTGCAGGTGATACAATCGCGAAATACCTGGTGATCTGAAATGGAGATCGCGGTTATCGGTAATAGTGAGTTCATCCTCGGGTTCAGGCTTGCAGGGATCACCAAGACCTATGCTGCCGAGTCTGATGAGAAGGTTGTTGAGCAGGTTCACAAGGTATTAGATGATAGTACCGTGGGAATCCTTGTTCTTAACAGCGGCGATATGGCAAAAATACCACCGAGGCTCCGGACAACCCTGGAAAATTCAGTTCACCCAACGGTTATTACCCTGGGCGAACAGGAAGGGGGGCTGTCAATGCGGGAGAGAATTAAACGATCAGTGGGTGTAGATCTGTGGAAGTAAAACGCAACAAGGGTGTTTTAAAGAGGATTGCAGGACCTGTGGTCACTGCAATCAATCTCGACGCCCACATGTATGATGTGGTGAAGGTCGGGAACGAGCAGCTGATGGGGGAGGTCATCAAGATCAAGGGTGATAATGTCATCATTCAGGTCTACGAGGATACTTCAGGCATCAGACCCGGAGAGCCGGTTGAGAATACAAACCTGCCACTCTCTGTTGAACTCGGACCCGGTCTTCTTACCAGCATTTATGATGGTATCCAGCGTCCTCTCGAATTCCTCTTCGAGAAGATGGGCAGTTTCATTGAACGTGGTGTCAATGCACCAGGACT of the Methanospirillum lacunae genome contains:
- a CDS encoding V-type ATP synthase subunit E, producing MGLDAVIAEIKEKGRAESEVINREADAKKVELLNVAQQKAETVKAAVREETGKTASQIITQEEAAGHLVVKRQILNAQKELMDEVYKQALDKIEAMPDSFHKGAISSLLRKAMTEIPKGTVSCCARDEKALKDVLKESEFSAFTFGNVVGIDGGVIVESTDGQLQVDFSYHTFMSQVWESGLKDASDILFA
- a CDS encoding V-type ATP synthase subunit F, producing the protein MEIAVIGNSEFILGFRLAGITKTYAAESDEKVVEQVHKVLDDSTVGILVLNSGDMAKIPPRLRTTLENSVHPTVITLGEQEGGLSMRERIKRSVGVDLWK
- a CDS encoding V-type ATP synthase subunit C, which produces MVQNTGGPAPYIYVSTRLRVRKAKLLAPEEYQRMLNMSLPEIIRLIGETEYQKEVDELGTSFEGIDLIEVALSWNLAKEYQRVIDLAPGALKEFTMAYLRRWDIYNVLTILRGKMQGMKEGKIKEVLIPAGSLDKVILDRVLGEESCERVADALKGWKMYPTLAAGIQEGCAAGSFAKLENELYKQLYADLLTIARRGVKGGSQFLKFVQLEIDVKNIKTLFRMRGDGKYEDAREFFISGSTFTPEELQQMNQMGSRNEVIDAIVGRIKSVSVLTALEELRSEKSEQEVDAELTKTQLDHMEQLSKINPFSIHPILVYLEKKKYEVFNLRAIARGKESRLAGDTIAKYLVI
- a CDS encoding V-type ATP synthase subunit I, coding for MFQPKQMSKLLIVASKQQLEPIVTELYRMNIFHIDDYVEKGDDQWEGFKIGMPLKGADTISSSLVKIRSIASAFGIGSEQLDDVAKAKVQALKQSIEKDLPAIADEVEHLLSQRSKLEASIKEYEQKIEALRPFTGAPFPMELLTGYDSISCIAGTVKSKPVISVSHELWENQQKNGMFITVAVRNEDLAAVEKSLLDLQLQKVAIPAETGSASALIADYEQKIAGIHKEIEQISAQMATIREKHQYFLMSSEELLTADIEQAEAPLRFATTDLAFAVVGWVPTEQVTKVYETLDRVCAGKVYTTELEVEDYNDGPPVEYNNPDFSHPTELFMDIYSRPKYTEVDPTLLMSIVYPIMFGLILGDVGYGLILLAMSFGLRSMVKGSEAGNQLMNVLRNCSISSIIFGVIFSEFFGFSLPWGPLWFSRHIPIGATAEGAHHASAIPQLLVVSIWIGILHITLGRIWGALNASRMEHGHHKSLKMYANIGWILVMWGIIVLIWSKFPIMLMPDLTKMPELAGGLNVATIAGAVMLVLGLALIARENALDLMEVPTIISHVLSYTRLIAVGLSSVAIALVTNFISIGLIINPQLANLTPVGVVLIIVGVVVFLFGHALNTALGILGGGLHPLRLHYVEFFTKFYRGGGKKYNPFGMIRKLTEQN
- a CDS encoding ATPase, which encodes MAAEAVAVEVAAATASAAGLKAVGAGLAVGLAGVGSGLGEMGIGAAAMGAVAENKDMFGLALLFTVLPETIVIFGLVVALLLMFQ